One genomic window of Myxococcus xanthus includes the following:
- a CDS encoding alpha/beta fold hydrolase: MADITHRTVKTNGINLHLAEAGSGPLVLLLHGWPESWYSWRHQLPALAAAGYHAVAPDVRGYGQSDKPEAIEAYSMKQLVGDAVGLLDALGERTAIVIGHDWGSAIAWNCAALHPDRFRAVVGMSVPHLGRAPMPPMQLFQRMFGEKWFYILYFQEPGVAEAEFEADVPRTVRAILTGTPGFDVTNPAVLAKKKGEGFLARLDVPETLPGWLTEADVAYFAKELAGSGFRGGLNRYRNMDRDWHELPELATAVISQPALYIVGEKDPVRAFSPVDPMKALVPNLADIHVIPGAGHWVQQEHAAEVNAALLAFLKKLPA; encoded by the coding sequence ATGGCTGACATCACGCATCGAACCGTAAAGACGAATGGCATCAACCTGCACCTCGCGGAGGCGGGTTCAGGGCCGCTCGTGTTGCTCCTGCATGGTTGGCCGGAGTCCTGGTACTCGTGGCGCCATCAGCTTCCGGCGTTGGCGGCGGCGGGGTACCACGCGGTGGCCCCAGACGTCCGTGGCTACGGCCAGAGCGACAAGCCGGAGGCCATCGAGGCGTACAGCATGAAGCAGTTGGTGGGTGATGCGGTTGGCCTGCTGGATGCGCTGGGGGAGAGGACGGCCATCGTCATCGGCCACGACTGGGGCTCGGCGATTGCCTGGAACTGTGCCGCCCTGCATCCCGACCGCTTCCGCGCGGTGGTGGGAATGAGCGTTCCCCATCTGGGGCGCGCGCCCATGCCGCCCATGCAGTTGTTTCAGCGCATGTTCGGTGAGAAGTGGTTCTACATCCTCTACTTCCAGGAGCCCGGCGTGGCCGAGGCCGAGTTCGAGGCGGACGTCCCGAGGACGGTCCGGGCGATTCTCACGGGCACCCCCGGCTTCGATGTGACGAATCCCGCCGTGCTGGCGAAGAAGAAGGGGGAAGGCTTCCTCGCGAGGCTCGACGTACCTGAGACGTTGCCCGGCTGGCTCACCGAGGCGGACGTCGCGTACTTCGCGAAGGAGCTCGCCGGCAGTGGATTCCGGGGCGGGCTCAATCGCTACCGCAACATGGACCGGGACTGGCACGAACTGCCGGAGCTGGCGACGGCGGTCATCTCGCAGCCGGCCCTCTACATCGTCGGAGAGAAGGACCCGGTGCGTGCCTTCTCTCCCGTTGACCCGATGAAGGCCCTGGTGCCGAACCTGGCCGACATCCACGTCATTCCCGGCGCGGGTCATTGGGTTCAGCAGGAGCACGCCGCCGAGGTGAATGCCGCGCTGCTGGCCTTCCTGAAGAAGCTGCCGGCCTGA
- a CDS encoding lysoplasmalogenase → MVTSLIDGQLYAVVNVHAFEGSGPARILRSSGRFDDEDAAARLARRKRNWIANAEIPESPRPCASRPGGRGMVPPMRSASGSATKFLAAVGVAGAVGYLLALDVVRADVRVAAKALPMLCLLLWQWPPLGRYGRWIFAGLALSLLGDVLLDVGPGLFLPGLGAFLLAHVSYVAAYVTVSRQPRWGRALPFVFLAVGASVFLWSHLGEMALPVTAYVAVICAMTWRAWAMLGSPGLSRRAQGFALAGALLFAVSDGLLALKLFVRPLPGSGYAIMLCYWAAQWCIAVSAREPRQSGASRTLQAEGVGSSA, encoded by the coding sequence GTGGTGACCAGCCTCATCGACGGCCAGCTCTACGCGGTCGTCAATGTCCACGCGTTCGAGGGTAGCGGCCCGGCGCGGATTCTCCGCAGCTCGGGCCGCTTCGACGACGAGGATGCCGCGGCGCGGCTCGCGCGCCGGAAGCGCAACTGGATTGCCAACGCGGAGATTCCGGAGTCGCCGCGTCCCTGCGCGTCACGGCCGGGCGGCCGGGGTATGGTGCCGCCCATGCGCAGCGCGTCTGGCAGTGCGACGAAGTTCCTCGCGGCGGTGGGGGTCGCGGGGGCGGTGGGGTACCTCCTCGCGCTGGACGTGGTCCGTGCGGACGTCCGGGTGGCCGCGAAGGCGCTGCCCATGCTCTGTTTACTCCTGTGGCAGTGGCCGCCGCTCGGACGCTACGGGCGGTGGATATTCGCCGGCCTGGCGCTGTCGCTGCTGGGAGACGTGCTGCTGGACGTGGGGCCAGGGCTGTTCCTCCCGGGCCTGGGGGCCTTCCTGCTGGCGCACGTGAGCTACGTCGCCGCGTACGTCACGGTGTCACGCCAGCCGCGGTGGGGCAGGGCGCTGCCCTTCGTGTTCCTGGCGGTGGGGGCCAGCGTCTTTCTCTGGTCTCACCTGGGTGAGATGGCGCTCCCGGTGACGGCCTACGTCGCCGTCATCTGTGCGATGACATGGCGTGCGTGGGCCATGCTGGGGAGCCCGGGGCTTTCGCGTCGCGCGCAGGGGTTCGCGCTCGCGGGGGCGCTGCTATTCGCCGTCAGTGACGGACTGCTGGCGCTCAAGCTCTTCGTACGCCCGCTGCCGGGCTCCGGCTACGCCATCATGCTGTGTTACTGGGCCGCGCAGTGGTGCATCGCCGTCTCCGCGCGCGAGCCCCGCCAGTCTGGCGCGTCGCGAACCCTTCAGGCCGAAGGGGTGGGCTCCAGCGCCTGA
- a CDS encoding O-acetyl-ADP-ribose deacetylase — translation MSDERLVLTRGDITQVQADAIVNAANSTLLGGGGVDGAIHRAAGPGLLAECRTLGRCPPGEARITGGHALPAKHVIHAVGPVWQGGSSGEETVLARCYRRAFSLMEQHGLGTIAFPSISTGAYGYPIERAARIALREILAALQRMPTLQRVTVVLFSDRDLDVYQRARQALEPTPSA, via the coding sequence ATGAGCGATGAGCGATTGGTGCTGACGCGGGGAGACATCACCCAGGTCCAAGCGGATGCGATTGTGAACGCAGCCAACTCCACACTGTTGGGAGGCGGAGGCGTCGACGGGGCCATCCACCGAGCGGCCGGCCCCGGGCTTCTGGCCGAATGCCGAACCCTGGGCCGTTGCCCTCCGGGAGAAGCTCGCATCACCGGAGGCCATGCCCTTCCCGCCAAACACGTCATCCATGCCGTGGGGCCCGTGTGGCAAGGAGGAAGCAGCGGCGAGGAGACCGTGCTCGCGCGCTGCTACCGGCGGGCCTTCTCCCTGATGGAACAGCACGGCCTTGGCACCATCGCCTTCCCGTCCATCTCCACGGGCGCCTATGGGTACCCCATCGAGCGGGCGGCGCGAATCGCCTTGCGCGAGATTCTGGCCGCGCTCCAGCGCATGCCGACCCTCCAGCGCGTCACCGTGGTGCTGTTCAGCGACAGGGACCTCGACGTGTACCAACGCGCACGTCAGGCGCTGGAGCCCACCCCTTCGGCCTGA
- a CDS encoding DinB family protein codes for MSNPLRDTLLGQLDIAWALTLYHLEGLTTEDCLRRPASVGLHAQQGPDGKWHVEWPEHEGYDLGPASVAWLTWHLGFWWSMVHNHSFGDATLTREQVEWPGTADAVRDLISRRYTEWRAAIEQLSDEDLRSTERTRWPLQGKPFGDIVAWVNLELMKNAAEIGYARFVLAVAPRPPG; via the coding sequence ATGTCCAATCCACTCCGAGACACGCTCCTGGGGCAACTCGACATCGCCTGGGCACTCACCCTCTATCACCTGGAGGGATTGACCACGGAGGATTGCCTGCGCCGTCCCGCGTCCGTGGGCCTCCATGCCCAGCAGGGTCCGGATGGAAAGTGGCATGTCGAGTGGCCCGAGCATGAAGGTTACGACCTGGGGCCGGCGAGTGTGGCCTGGCTCACGTGGCACCTGGGGTTCTGGTGGTCCATGGTTCACAACCACTCGTTCGGGGATGCCACCCTGACGCGGGAGCAGGTGGAGTGGCCGGGTACCGCGGACGCCGTGCGCGACTTGATTTCGCGGCGGTACACGGAGTGGCGCGCCGCCATCGAGCAACTCAGCGACGAGGACCTCCGCTCCACGGAGCGCACGCGTTGGCCGCTGCAAGGCAAGCCCTTCGGAGACATCGTGGCCTGGGTCAACCTGGAGTTGATGAAGAACGCGGCGGAGATTGGCTACGCGCGCTTCGT